The genomic interval tactgTTTATAAATGCTGAATAAGAGGACTTAAAGTCTCAACTCCTTAAACCTTTCTAAAGTCGTAGTGATGCTTCTAAACAGCTGCTTTAAGAAACAATATTTAACTCTGCTTTAGCTGCTAACTACATCAGCGTACAGTTACCAAATGCTTTGTGTTGCATTGCTCGTCAAACCACTGATGCGTCGCTCTGTGTGGCCCTTTCATCGCTCGGTGTCAGCAACGTTCacatctgagctcaaagcaaAAAACCAGGACCATGCGATCGACAGACACCAGGTGTCCTTTCTAAGACAGTGGTCAGATATGATGATTTAAAACAGCACTTGTGTTCACAGAAGTTAGACGAATGAAAAATGACCTTGTCGTGGACTTGAAGCCTCAGTAGCGTCTCGTGTTTAAACctctcagtttatttttccatctgttcAGAGAGGAAATAATGCACAGCCTTGTTGTGTAAccctgtttgctgctgcttgtggctgttttttaatgtttttatttatttattgtgtcgTTTGCAGAGATTCTACATCATGGCAGATTTGTTTTACGTTACATCACAGAAATTTAATCAACAGTCAGACCCAAAATCTTATCGTTTATATCGttaatgtgctttttttggACTCTGTTCTGCTGATACATTCACTGCCCAGGTCATATCAGTCCAACAACAGGTTTACTGTAACAACAGACTTTATCCACTGGACAGTTTGACTCGACCAACACAGGtttaattatcattaataaTGGATTTTACTGCTGCACCTGAATggaacagatttatttatttttgacgGAAAAATAACTAtttcaacaattattttcataattgattaattgtgcCCAAATGGCAAAGAAAACCCCgctgttctgtttttctctgttctgtatCATGTtacactgaatatctttgaggTGGTCCGATAAAAGACATTTGACTGAAGTAGTTGTTCGTTGCAGCCATAGGTGTCACTTAACATCACCAGTAATGTTCCCTGTGAACCAGCCTGCACTGGCACACCTGAATAAAATGCAGCCGTGATTAATTGGTTAATTATTCCCACCTGTGTTTGGTGACTCAGCCTGTCCTCTGTGAGAACCGTCGGTCTGTGGCTGATTTGGTTTTTTGTAAGTTTCATTTCACTTGTACAGAATTAAAATATTACCTAAATACAACTTTCACTTTTTGTTCTGTAGTAACTGAACGCTGGATTCACTTGTGTAATGTCGGGGTTTTCTGCTAGAGGGCAGCAAACTTGTTGTTTACAACGGATGTGACGCACACTGCAGTTCTTATGCTGCCTTCCCGCGCCGTAGGAAATAACGACATTTACACTTGTTCTGTTAATAAggtgataaaaaagaaaatacacaacGAGGTAAGTGAAATTTCTTTACCCTTTTCAACAAAAAGACCTGCATATATGAAGCTCACTGTATGTATGATAAGTATTTTCAATGGTTTGTCCACAAATTTAGGACAAAAGTTCAGCttgaagtatttatttttgtatctctagcattttctgctgcagtttcatgatttatttgttttaattgtttCTCCCAGGTTCATAAAACTGGTCAGGAGCTTCCCAAAACTCCCTGCTTTACACAGTAAATCCTGTGAACGCCTTTGGAATTGCAGCACTTAAAAGTCGGAGCTAATGCGGAAACGTGAACGCATCACCGGCAGCTCATTCAGAGGAGCCAGGCTCGTAAACAGGTATCTATACATCTTACataactttttatttactgCGCGTTAACAAACATTGACAGCAACACGTTGAGTGACCTGTTGACAGTGATTAGTTCATATGTGACTACAGTTAAATTATATCAGTTACATTCTTGGACAAAAAGTTACAAAAGCGTGTGGTGACACTGGTTTTCAGCATCGTAACTTCACTTTTAACTCTGATTTATTCTGTTTACAAGTTGCTTAAAAGTTGTTAAATGTTGGTTAGGAACCATTTGACTGAAgcactttaataataatatgcaaTATCGTCTGTACAGCCAGGATATTACTTGTAACGTTAGCTTAGCCAGCATGAGACCGAACGTTACGCCGGACTGCATTTAAAAACTTGACAGTTTAAAgcttattttaatatttgtgaaTCTACGCGTCTGCCAGGAAAACATTTCTATACTTTTATAAACTGATTGAAGCCACTCTTCAATTCGGCTTCAACAGAATTGACCGGGAAGGGCACAGGTtaataaaatgtcaattttaTATAGTCAGTTTTCACCTAGTGCAGGGTATCCGCTACCGGGAATGCCGCTTCATGATCAGATAGTAATTACAAtgcatgtgtaatgtgaaaaggtTCTTGTTAAGTTTCATAGGATATCATCTCCACAGAGGAAACATTGTTCAACCTACAGCTCAGATTAAATTAAGCTAATCATCAAGCTGTGACTCTGTAACGGAACTTATTAGCAGAGTCGCTTGATTTGAGTCGCGTTGCCTGCCGGTGGTCGGGGTCGATTAGTGGAAAAGTCAGGTTTTCAGAGTTTAATTTGTTGGTTATGTTCacatcatgttttttaaaactccacAGCAGGGAGAATGGCCGGGCTGTGGAGATCCTACCAGGCCCTGATGACCAGATACCCCTGGAGAGTGCAGATAGTGACTGCAGGTATGACCCGACACACGTGTGtccaattattttttatttaactccCTAAACTCCACCATGTGTCTGGACCGCTCTGATAAGATAgatgttcttctctctctgtgcataAGCTGACACTGAGGTCAGAGATGATAAAAACGGGGGCATGAGGTCCTAAAATTTCAACCTTTGCACCTCAGTTTaagtcaacaaagaaaaaggTCTTTGAACTGAGTGACCAGGATTATTTTTCCTTGCAGTCTCTGTCTGATCCCTGTCGGCTTAGAGACATACAACAGGCTTTATTAGAGTTAACTTACAATGAATCATACGCTTAGAAACAAGCAGAGAATTCACAGAAgtatatttctattttcagaaATATGAAAGTCGCAGCTTCTCAGAATTAAAAGTTTCTTCAATTATTTCTTCAATTATAAAtgtgtgaaacactgaaaaatactcATTATATTTTCTCAGAGCTGAAGATGACATCTTATATCTTGATGATGAATCTAGACATCTACATGTGaattgaaaacagaaaatgttctttaaaaaaaaatgtccaaacaGTTCAGCAAATGAATGCCagtgaatgtgtatgtgagaaGCAGTGATAGTAGCCTGGTGTAGTACAGTTAAATGACCACTAGGTGGAGGCAGCGTCTGATGTTTGTCAGCCAGGCGGTGACTGAGGGctgagaataaaataagaaaataaaactcacaCTCACAATGTTAAGCAGATAAAATAAGCAGCTCCTAGagaatgtgtttttacacaTCAAGGCACAAGCACATCCATAAAGTCTTTTCAGGTGCTAACATTTAcctgcacaaaaaacaaacatttacctacaatatacatttattgtattttctccAGAGCCCTGATTCTTCATGGGCTCCGTGTGTTTAAGTGGTTTTGATAGAtactggttttattttcctcGTTATAAAGTGAAACATTGATTCGCTCCTGAGCTTTGAGTCCACTCTGTCACTTTGACGTAGACGCCATGATGGACAAAGGAAATACTTGTATTTATTGCTCTCAAGGTGTACAGTtgacattttcttctctccaagtgtgtgtgtgtgtgtgtaccgtGTCACCCTAACTGCCTTTATTAGTTCTCCCATGACATTTTAAGGAAAGGTTACCTCTTGTTCAGCTGGGTCTGTGTTATTACACTGTGCTGTCAGTTTTAACAGAGGTACAGTATGTCAGCTGTGGTCGGCTGACAGCTTTTTCCACCTGCTTTGATGTCTTTTTATACGAGGTAAAACTAAAAAATCTACTCTAAATGTCAACCATAGAGGAGCTAGGTTAACAGTTGTGGTTTGAAACTGCATTTTGTGCAaaaatttaaattctttttgATAATTTTTTGTCACTTAACAGGAGTAAATAGGTTACAAGTCTCTCAGCTCTTCAGctcataaataaaaacacaaaatattgtCTGTGAGCTTTTATTCTTAAATTCTTAGTGGTGTAACTGTAATTAACCTTCATCTGTGTCTCAAACTATGACATGTCCTTGAATATGAGGCATTGAAAGTCATTGAAAAGTCCTTAAATGTGATGTTTAAGGAGTGGGAACTCTCAGTGAATGTGGCTTCGCTCCCATTTCGCCACCAGTTTGTTGACAGGTGGATGGTATTCCCTGTATCATTAATGCTCAGTCTCCgtcttctgtctcctccaggGTCTTTGGTGGGTGTCGGAGACGTCATCTCCCAGCAGCTGATCGAGAGACGAGGACTGGCTCAACACAACGTGCAGCGGACGGCCAAGATGATGAGCATCGGCTTCTTTTTTGTGGTCAGTGTCTTATTATTACAGATTTGTCGCCACAAAACTTAACAGCTGCAGAACCTCGTGATCATAATAAACCAAGATGATGAAACGTTGACTTGGTTTTTACGtcacactgaaatgaaaggaTACAGCAGCACGACaacacatgtaaaaataaacagctgtatttggattatttatataaaacatgTCTTAAATGCTGCCtgtttgattaattgtttaatatgagatggaaaataaaaagccCAGTGAAGATATTCATGAAAAGAACCAAACGTCATGTTTATACACATGTAGTCTTTGTATGTTTATGAAATCACATATTTCACCAGTCAAGTCCAGTGACAGCTGCACAATCCACCTTCTCTGTGACGAACACAAAGTTTATTTATACGTCCATAATCGTCTTACGCTCGACCAATCGGCTTCCTCGTCATTTTATATCACACAGAGACGATGTATAGATGTTTGCAAGTAGCTCATCAACAACGACACACAGGAGTCAGTTCACAATGGTACACTGGAATGACATGTTTACAGGCGGCTATATTTAACCTCATTCATCTGGAAGGACGCGACTGTTCCATAACTCATGCATCATGTATCATCTCGTCCTCGCGTTAATAATATATTTAGTTTGTTAGTTTTACCTTCGAGTCGTCTGCAGACAGAGTACACGTTTTAAAGGAGCGAAACAATTCACAGAAAACCACTGAATGTCGTCACGTGTCAtttaacatgttgtgttttaacGTGTGACTTTTAGAGATATCAATGGAGATTAATctattgatttatttgttttcataacAAAGGGTCCAGTAATCGGGAGCTGGTACAAAGTTTTGGACAAACTCGTTGTCGGAGGAACTAAAAGTGCTGCGATGAAGAAGATGCTGGTCGACCAGGTGAGAAACTCATTCAGGAAataattcttcttcttcttctgcttcctGTCTGAACAGGACGAGTCCCAACCACAGTTACATTTTTCTCCCATCAGGCAGCTGTCTTATGACCAATATTCATCCCATAGACGCAGCAGTTTAACTCTTCACTCTGCCCtctggtgtttgtttgtataaaaCCACAGCAGAACAAATGCAGGTTAAAGTAAAAACCACCACAGGACAGGACTTCAGAGCTTTCACTGTCTCCCTGCGATGAAATATTCACCACAGTAAAGGGTTCACTCCCACGCTTGAACGGTTACGTGGTCACACTGACTCTACGCTGCTCCCTCTGCCTCCGTATACGTAATAACTAAAGTGCCATTTGGCGCCTTGAAAGATTTAAGGCGAAGCAGCTGCGGCGTCTTCCTGCGTGAGACCTGAGTAACAGAGGAGCAGTGTCACTTCACTCCAGTGTCGATGTAAACAAACGAGGACCTCCTGGAGAGATTTCAGATTTCCTCTCGGCCTCCTCTGTGTGCAGAATTCATTAACAGAGAGCGTCCGCTGTAAAGTAAATCTGTGTTTCAGGTCATGGATCAAATCCTCACTTCAGCCTCCGTTAGAACCCTGAGATACTGGACTAGTTTCTGAACAAAAGTCTCTACTGAAATAAATCTATAATTCCTAAATGTGACTTCAgtatgattattattttcttttaattcagAAACTGATCTTTTCttatctctgtgtctctttacagttgtgttttgCTCCGTGCTTCTTGGGAGCTTTCCTCGGTCTCTCCGGGGCTCTGAACGGACTGACGGCGGAGGAAAACATCGCCAAGCTCAAGAGggtaatttgattttaatttacaGGACGGCTGGTGTCAGAGTGTAGCAGATCTTTCATGTTTAGTCCACCACTGAAACTaacagactgaggcagcagTAGATCTCGTTCTGCTcggttaaattcctgtttttgtcaatggagtctggtagtgatagatagtgatgtttctggttaaacaaaaatcatttacacccaaaaatacCCCCAGGAAaataagctttaaaaaataccagttacTCTTTAATACCACATCACagtcttactctctctctcctttcaccagtgcatgctggg from Lates calcarifer isolate ASB-BC8 linkage group LG7_1, TLL_Latcal_v3, whole genome shotgun sequence carries:
- the mpv17 gene encoding protein Mpv17 isoform X2, encoding MAGLWRSYQALMTRYPWRVQIVTAGSLVGVGDVISQQLIERRGLAQHNVQRTAKMMSIGFFFVGPVIGSWYKVLDKLVVGGTKSAAMKKMLVDQLCFAPCFLGAFLGLSGALNGLTAEENIAKLKRGLFTLGSDLKSQSPADHEVQLQHLERIKT
- the mpv17 gene encoding protein Mpv17 isoform X1, giving the protein MAGLWRSYQALMTRYPWRVQIVTAGSLVGVGDVISQQLIERRGLAQHNVQRTAKMMSIGFFFVGPVIGSWYKVLDKLVVGGTKSAAMKKMLVDQLCFAPCFLGAFLGLSGALNGLTAEENIAKLKRDYTDALISNYYLWPPVQIANFYFIPLHHRLAVVQIVAVAWNSYLTWKANKM